Proteins encoded in a region of the Apilactobacillus apisilvae genome:
- the galE gene encoding UDP-glucose 4-epimerase GalE, with protein MAILVPGGAGYIGSHTVDRLIDNDFDVVVADNLATGHKESINSKARFYKGDIRDSEFLNNIFEKEHIDGVIHFAANSIVPESMEKPMKYFDNNVYGMISLLEAMNKYDVKYIVFSSTAAVYGEPKQIPIKESDSTIPTNPYGESKLMMEKMMHWADVAHDIKFTALRYFNVGGAKMDGSIGEDHHPETHLIPIILQVAQGLRDKLQIFGTDYPTEDGTNVRDYVHVLDLADAHILSMKRLLSGDNSQIFNLGSSTGFSNRQMLETARKVTEKTIPAEDAPRRAGDPSTLIADSTKAREVLGWRPQHDNVADIIASAWKWEQMHPNGYEN; from the coding sequence ATGGCTATTTTAGTACCTGGTGGAGCTGGATATATTGGCTCACATACTGTTGATCGATTAATTGACAATGACTTTGATGTAGTAGTTGCTGATAATTTGGCAACAGGTCATAAAGAAAGTATTAATTCGAAGGCTCGTTTCTATAAGGGAGATATTCGTGATTCTGAATTTTTGAATAATATTTTCGAAAAAGAGCATATTGACGGAGTAATTCATTTTGCAGCTAATTCAATTGTTCCAGAATCAATGGAAAAACCCATGAAATATTTTGATAATAATGTTTATGGGATGATTAGTTTATTAGAAGCAATGAATAAGTATGATGTTAAATACATTGTCTTTTCATCTACTGCTGCTGTTTATGGAGAACCTAAACAAATCCCCATTAAAGAAAGTGATTCAACAATCCCAACCAATCCTTATGGGGAAAGTAAATTAATGATGGAAAAAATGATGCATTGGGCTGATGTTGCTCATGACATCAAATTTACAGCATTACGTTATTTTAACGTTGGTGGTGCTAAGATGGATGGTTCAATTGGCGAAGACCATCATCCAGAAACCCATTTGATTCCAATTATTTTACAAGTTGCACAGGGATTACGTGATAAACTGCAAATTTTTGGTACTGATTATCCCACCGAAGATGGGACTAATGTTCGCGATTATGTCCATGTCTTGGACTTAGCAGATGCACATATTTTATCGATGAAACGATTATTAAGTGGTGATAATTCACAAATCTTTAATTTGGGTTCATCCACTGGTTTTTCTAATCGACAAATGTTAGAAACGGCTCGTAAAGTTACCGAAAAAACAATTCCTGCAGAAGATGCCCCCAGAAGAGCTGGCGATCCTAGTACCTTAATTGCTGATTCAACTAAGGCTCGAGAAGTTCTAGGTTGGCGACCACAACATGATAATGTAGCTGATATTATTGCTAGTGCTTGGAAATGGGAGCAAATGCATCCTAATGGTTATGAAAATTAA
- the fabF gene encoding beta-ketoacyl-ACP synthase II, with protein sequence MQHRVVITGIGAVSPMGNDAKTFLDSVFASKTGIAPITHFDSSNTGVTLAAEVKDFDPLKRLDKKVSKRMDDFSRYAVYSAMEAMEQAGLKKGEYDPKELGVIYGSGIGGLTTIQQQAIKMSKKGPGRVSPFFVPNSIINMAAGNISINLDARNTSQAIVTACASGTNAIGDAFERIQYGKAKMMITGGSEASVNELGISGFAALSALSTAENVEDGSMPFDKDRNGFVMGEGAGTLVLEDLEHAKARGANILGEVVGYGTNSDAYHLTAPRPDGSGAMDAMKLALEDAGISTKDVDYVNAHGTSTHANDSAESKAIQSVFADNDHIKVSSTKGMTGHALGAAGSLEAVIMVGALQRQQMPVNVGLKNKDPEVEVDLVNEDNNKAPVNYEISNSFGFGGHNAVLAFKKYEDD encoded by the coding sequence ATGCAACATCGTGTAGTTATTACTGGTATTGGTGCTGTAAGTCCAATGGGTAACGACGCAAAAACTTTCTTAGATAGTGTTTTTGCATCTAAAACTGGAATTGCACCAATCACACATTTTGATTCATCAAACACTGGTGTAACTTTAGCTGCTGAAGTTAAAGATTTTGATCCATTAAAACGTTTAGATAAAAAAGTTTCCAAACGTATGGATGACTTTTCACGTTACGCTGTATATTCAGCAATGGAAGCAATGGAACAAGCTGGTTTGAAAAAGGGTGAATATGATCCTAAAGAACTGGGAGTTATCTATGGTTCTGGAATTGGTGGTTTAACCACTATTCAACAACAAGCTATTAAGATGAGTAAAAAGGGACCAGGTCGTGTTTCACCATTCTTTGTTCCTAATTCAATCATTAATATGGCTGCTGGTAACATTTCTATTAATTTAGATGCTAGAAACACTAGTCAAGCTATTGTTACTGCTTGTGCTTCTGGTACTAATGCTATCGGTGATGCATTTGAACGTATCCAATATGGTAAGGCTAAAATGATGATTACTGGTGGTTCTGAAGCATCAGTTAACGAACTTGGTATTTCAGGTTTCGCAGCCTTATCAGCTTTATCAACAGCTGAAAATGTTGAAGATGGTTCAATGCCATTTGATAAAGATAGAAATGGTTTTGTAATGGGTGAAGGTGCTGGTACTTTAGTATTAGAAGATTTAGAACATGCTAAAGCTCGTGGCGCTAACATTTTAGGTGAAGTTGTAGGATATGGTACTAACAGTGATGCATATCATTTAACCGCCCCACGTCCTGATGGATCTGGTGCTATGGATGCTATGAAATTAGCACTTGAAGATGCTGGAATTTCAACTAAAGATGTTGACTATGTTAATGCTCATGGAACAAGTACTCACGCCAATGATTCTGCCGAATCAAAGGCTATTCAATCAGTATTTGCCGATAATGATCATATTAAAGTAAGTAGTACTAAGGGTATGACTGGTCATGCCTTGGGGGCTGCTGGTTCTCTTGAAGCTGTCATTATGGTTGGTGCATTACAACGTCAACAAATGCCTGTTAATGTTGGATTAAAGAACAAAGATCCTGAAGTTGAAGTTGACTTAGTAAATGAAGACAACAATAAAGCTCCAGTTAATTACGAAATCAGTAATTCATTTGGTTTCGGTGGTCATAATGCAGTTCTTGCATTTAAGAAATATGAAGATGACTAA
- a CDS encoding aldo/keto reductase, giving the protein MNRLEGLEETTTLNNGVKMPRLGLGVWKTDNTSAKESVKEGIIKGYHLIDTAKQYGNESGVGEGIKEGLAATGMNRKDLFITTKLFNGDQGYQSTLDAVNGTLERLDLTYLDLYLIHWPVDGKYIDTWRAMEKLYHDGKVRAIGISNFNNERLQDLLDNTDIVPAVNQMEFNPINQEKGILEFNNHAGIQMEAWSPLGGGEALSNPEIKRIAEKYSKSVAQVIIRWDWQKGIVTIPKSSHEERIIQNSDIFDFKLSDDDVKTIDAIDKAKRSLWYDDFGWHNADGQVVDAVDQWDDSPKNYKD; this is encoded by the coding sequence ATGAACAGATTAGAAGGACTTGAAGAAACAACAACCCTGAATAATGGTGTAAAAATGCCACGTTTAGGACTTGGTGTTTGGAAAACAGATAATACAAGTGCTAAAGAATCAGTTAAAGAAGGTATTATTAAGGGTTACCACTTAATTGATACTGCAAAACAATACGGTAATGAATCAGGTGTTGGTGAAGGAATTAAAGAAGGTTTAGCTGCAACAGGTATGAACCGTAAAGATTTATTTATCACTACTAAATTATTCAATGGTGATCAAGGTTACCAAAGTACTTTAGACGCAGTTAATGGTACATTAGAACGTTTAGACTTAACTTACCTTGATTTATATTTAATCCATTGGCCAGTAGACGGTAAGTACATTGATACTTGGCGTGCAATGGAAAAGTTATACCATGATGGCAAGGTTAGAGCAATTGGTATTTCTAACTTTAATAATGAAAGATTACAAGACTTGTTAGACAACACTGATATTGTTCCTGCTGTAAACCAAATGGAATTTAACCCAATTAATCAAGAAAAAGGTATTCTTGAATTTAATAATCACGCTGGTATCCAAATGGAAGCTTGGTCTCCACTTGGTGGTGGTGAAGCATTATCTAATCCTGAAATTAAGCGCATTGCTGAAAAATACAGTAAATCAGTCGCTCAAGTAATTATCCGTTGGGATTGGCAAAAGGGAATTGTTACAATTCCTAAGTCATCACACGAAGAAAGAATTATTCAAAACTCAGATATCTTTGATTTTAAATTATCTGATGATGATGTTAAGACGATTGATGCTATTGACAAAGCAAAACGTAGTCTATGGTATGATGACTTTGGCTGGCATAATGCTGATGGTCAAGTTGTGGATGCTGTTGATCAATGGGATGATTCTCCTAAAAATTATAAAGATTAA
- a CDS encoding DMT family transporter, whose product MDKQHNTSENVMKGIFWSSMASTLWGISGVIMQFVAQNEAVPTTWFISVRTLFAGILLLIIGAASVGKHIFDVFKSKESIIRLFIYAIFGLAVNMSTFYVSIQEGNASTATILQYLAPVFIVLYGLVFLHKKPLKADIISFLFALVGVFLIITKGNFSELSVPLVAIVFGLFSAVSAAIYYSVPKPLTQNNSPFVVLGWGTLIAGIGFNLYHPFWTDAPKITSGIVFGIGGVILIGTIFAFSSVLYSLKFAPSEVSSIVDAVEPVVTIILSIIVFKQIPSFFEALGAVIIIVSIYFLQRSHQKRAKKAPDLR is encoded by the coding sequence ATGGATAAACAACATAACACGTCAGAAAATGTTATGAAAGGAATTTTTTGGTCTTCAATGGCTTCAACCCTTTGGGGTATTTCTGGAGTCATTATGCAATTCGTAGCGCAAAATGAAGCTGTTCCAACAACTTGGTTTATTTCAGTTAGAACTTTATTTGCTGGAATCTTATTATTAATTATTGGTGCAGCTAGTGTTGGTAAACATATTTTTGATGTATTTAAATCAAAAGAATCTATTATCAGATTGTTTATTTATGCAATTTTTGGTTTGGCAGTTAACATGTCAACCTTCTATGTAAGTATTCAAGAGGGTAATGCTTCAACAGCAACTATTTTACAATATCTAGCACCTGTATTTATTGTTTTATATGGTTTAGTCTTTTTACACAAAAAGCCATTAAAAGCTGATATTATTTCATTCTTATTTGCTTTGGTTGGTGTATTTTTGATTATTACTAAAGGTAACTTTAGTGAGTTATCAGTTCCATTGGTTGCGATAGTTTTTGGTTTATTCTCTGCTGTATCAGCAGCTATCTACTATTCTGTTCCTAAGCCACTTACTCAAAATAACTCTCCATTTGTTGTTCTGGGTTGGGGAACATTAATTGCAGGAATTGGATTTAACTTATATCATCCATTCTGGACTGATGCACCAAAGATTACATCAGGAATTGTTTTTGGTATCGGTGGTGTAATTTTAATTGGAACTATCTTTGCATTTTCATCAGTATTATACAGTTTGAAATTTGCACCTTCAGAAGTTTCAAGTATTGTCGATGCGGTTGAACCAGTTGTTACAATTATTTTAAGTATTATTGTCTTCAAACAAATCCCAAGTTTCTTTGAAGCATTGGGTGCTGTAATTATCATTGTATCAATTTACTTCTTACAAAGATCACACCAAAAACGTGCTAAAAAAGCACCAGATCTTAGATAG
- a CDS encoding MMPL family transporter, whose product MSNFVKRYTGSLVAWVVIVVLSIIFLPNMSSLVAQKGQTKIPSTSQSQVAQKIQDKWGHGIGNTMDTVVVFSNGNKKISASDQQKINYTINKLKDNKSSYGIKGLTTPNDNDATRSQLISKDKTTELVQLNVTKDRSIQSVNNQLQDVVKTNGINTYVTGGDILNDDFRVSTEQGIQKTEVIAAIFILIVLIIVFRSPIVPLVSLLTVGVSFIVSLSIVMNLVKAYGFPLSNFTRVFMVVVLFGIGTDYNILLYNQFKEELSRGKDKVAAAISARKVAGKTILYSGSSVLIGFAVLALAKFSIYQSAVGVAVGVAVLLLVLLTLNPFFMATMGKGMFWPSKNFNGEGENKFWRFLSKNSVRWSIPAIILVLIATVPFIASYHNKLNYDSAVELHNNVPAKKGLLVVQDHFSKGTAEPSTIYIQSNKRLDNEKSLNELDRLTTQLSNQEGIKTIASVTQPSGMPIEQLYVNDQLDNLTGKMKTAKSGLATIQKSTSESKFDTTPLQDIGTSTQSIASSLNAIKSASSQNSSMSGQQMLSQLQRQMTAAKQPLSSQQLQIVGAALQNVNSKQQSTMSSLQTQLQGIADSTRSIGSNTKQVAEQLKATQKKLAKAAEGMKQINKGMGNANDYLKTLSESKASNTFNIPESVLKSDTFKNSMKSYLSEDKKTAKITVVLDKDPSSESAMNQIDNLQTKVQNTLSGTDLAHTKVAIGGQTASTSDTRHIASSDFIRTAVIMVIGIMLALMFITRSILQPFYILGTLLIAYVTSLSITKMISASLLGSKMLTWNTPFFTFVMLIALGVDYSIFLMMKYREFGNLDSTPSKQITHASAVIGTVVISAAIILGGTFAALMPSGVLTLIQVAIAVIIGLIILAIIIPILIPSLIKLTYDNKKQAEGKHSKN is encoded by the coding sequence ATGTCAAACTTTGTTAAAAGATATACTGGTAGTTTGGTTGCATGGGTTGTAATCGTAGTATTAAGTATTATTTTTCTACCTAATATGTCTTCCTTAGTGGCTCAAAAGGGCCAAACCAAAATTCCATCTACTTCACAAAGCCAAGTTGCCCAAAAAATTCAAGATAAATGGGGACATGGAATTGGGAATACGATGGACACTGTTGTTGTATTCAGCAATGGTAATAAGAAAATCTCAGCATCTGATCAACAAAAAATTAATTACACAATTAATAAATTAAAAGATAACAAATCTAGTTATGGAATCAAGGGACTTACTACTCCTAATGATAATGATGCAACTAGATCTCAATTAATTTCTAAAGATAAAACAACTGAATTAGTTCAGTTAAATGTCACTAAGGATCGATCAATTCAAAGTGTAAATAATCAATTGCAAGATGTAGTTAAAACCAATGGTATTAATACATATGTGACTGGTGGAGATATTCTAAATGATGATTTTAGAGTATCAACTGAACAAGGAATTCAAAAAACTGAAGTTATTGCTGCAATCTTTATTTTGATTGTTCTGATCATTGTTTTCAGATCACCTATTGTGCCTTTAGTTTCATTGTTAACGGTTGGAGTATCATTTATTGTTTCTTTGAGTATTGTAATGAACTTAGTAAAAGCATATGGATTCCCATTATCTAACTTTACTAGAGTTTTCATGGTGGTTGTGTTATTTGGTATCGGAACCGATTACAATATTCTTCTTTATAATCAGTTTAAAGAGGAATTAAGTCGAGGCAAAGATAAAGTTGCCGCTGCAATATCAGCTCGAAAAGTTGCTGGTAAAACAATTTTATATTCTGGTAGCTCTGTGTTAATTGGATTTGCAGTTTTAGCATTAGCTAAATTCTCAATTTATCAATCAGCAGTTGGAGTTGCAGTCGGAGTTGCTGTACTACTACTTGTATTATTGACATTGAATCCATTCTTTATGGCTACAATGGGTAAAGGAATGTTTTGGCCTTCAAAGAACTTTAATGGTGAAGGTGAAAACAAGTTTTGGAGATTCTTATCCAAGAATTCAGTTAGATGGTCAATCCCAGCAATCATTTTAGTATTAATTGCTACTGTTCCCTTTATTGCTTCATATCATAATAAATTGAACTATGATAGTGCAGTTGAGCTACATAATAATGTTCCTGCTAAAAAGGGACTATTAGTAGTGCAAGATCATTTTTCAAAAGGTACAGCTGAACCATCAACTATTTATATTCAATCTAACAAGCGTTTAGATAATGAAAAATCATTAAATGAACTAGATCGATTAACGACTCAATTGAGTAATCAAGAAGGAATTAAGACAATTGCTTCAGTTACTCAACCAAGTGGAATGCCAATCGAACAATTGTATGTGAATGACCAATTAGATAATTTAACTGGTAAAATGAAAACCGCTAAATCTGGTTTAGCAACTATTCAAAAGAGTACTTCTGAATCTAAATTTGATACAACACCATTACAAGATATTGGAACTTCTACTCAGAGCATTGCCTCATCATTAAATGCGATTAAGTCTGCTTCCAGCCAAAATTCTAGTATGTCTGGACAACAAATGTTAAGTCAATTGCAACGTCAAATGACTGCTGCTAAGCAACCATTAAGTTCTCAACAACTACAAATTGTTGGTGCTGCCTTGCAAAATGTTAACTCCAAACAACAAAGTACAATGTCTAGTCTTCAAACACAATTGCAAGGAATTGCTGATAGTACTAGAAGTATCGGTTCTAATACTAAACAAGTTGCTGAACAATTAAAGGCAACCCAAAAGAAACTTGCTAAAGCAGCAGAAGGTATGAAACAAATTAATAAAGGAATGGGTAATGCTAATGATTACTTGAAGACTTTATCTGAATCAAAAGCATCAAATACCTTTAACATTCCTGAAAGTGTATTAAAGAGTGATACATTTAAAAACTCTATGAAATCATATCTATCAGAAGATAAGAAAACTGCTAAAATTACTGTGGTTTTAGATAAGGATCCAAGTTCTGAATCAGCAATGAACCAAATTGATAACCTACAAACCAAAGTTCAAAATACTCTAAGCGGTACTGATTTAGCACATACTAAGGTTGCTATTGGTGGACAAACAGCATCGACTTCAGATACTAGACATATTGCTAGCTCTGACTTTATAAGAACAGCTGTTATTATGGTTATTGGAATCATGCTTGCTTTAATGTTCATTACTAGATCTATTCTTCAACCATTCTACATTTTAGGAACTTTACTAATTGCTTATGTAACATCATTAAGTATTACTAAAATGATTAGTGCATCATTATTAGGATCAAAGATGTTAACTTGGAACACTCCATTCTTTACATTTGTAATGTTAATTGCTCTTGGAGTTGATTATAGTATCTTCTTAATGATGAAATATAGAGAATTTGGTAATCTTGATTCAACACCTTCAAAACAAATTACGCATGCTTCTGCCGTAATTGGTACAGTTGTTATCTCAGCTGCTATTATTTTAGGTGGAACATTTGCAGCCTTGATGCCATCAGGTGTATTAACACTTATTCAAGTTGCAATTGCTGTAATTATTGGATTAATTATCTTAGCAATTATTATTCCAATTTTGATTCCAAGTTTAATTAAATTAACTTATGATAATAAAAAACAAGCAGAAGGCAAACATTCTAAAAATTAA
- a CDS encoding APC family permease produces the protein MSLLSKANRKTSLSRFINRDENLKRTIDTKDLIMMGVGAVIGAGIFITPGTVAATVAGPGVMISFVLATIVCTLCAMCYAEFSSAIPITGSAYTFGNIVFGEITGWIIGWGLILEYMLSVAAVSASWSSYFQSFLRGIGITIPKAISANYNPGKGTYVDLIAVVIVLFISWILMRGVKTSAKLNDIMVIVKIAIILIFIVVGFFFIKPGNWQPFLPFGVHGVFQGASLVFFAYLGFDVIASSAGEVKNPKKTMPRGIVGTLFICTILYILVSVVLTGIVPYKDLNVSDPVAYAIHYINLDKLGILISIGALAGMFTMMVNMVFSSSRLIYSIGRDGLFPKKLSKIDHKTNVPKRSIVFVTIIIAFMGGFVSLDKLVSLVNIGTLVAFTFMSIGIIPLRKRKDIKNNDGFKVPWYPVLPVISAALCIYLLTQLSLETWLTAIVWFVIGLIIYFGYGIKHSLSNNKT, from the coding sequence ATGAGCCTATTGTCTAAAGCGAATCGTAAGACATCTTTATCTAGGTTCATTAATCGAGATGAAAATTTAAAGAGAACCATTGATACAAAAGATTTAATTATGATGGGAGTCGGTGCAGTTATTGGTGCAGGAATATTTATTACTCCTGGAACCGTTGCTGCTACCGTTGCTGGACCCGGAGTTATGATATCTTTCGTGTTGGCAACAATTGTATGTACGCTTTGTGCAATGTGTTACGCTGAATTTTCTTCTGCAATCCCCATTACCGGAAGTGCTTATACATTCGGTAATATTGTGTTTGGTGAGATTACAGGTTGGATTATTGGTTGGGGATTAATATTAGAGTATATGTTGTCAGTGGCGGCAGTATCTGCTAGCTGGTCTTCATACTTTCAATCGTTTCTTCGAGGAATTGGTATTACTATTCCAAAAGCAATTTCGGCTAATTATAATCCTGGAAAAGGGACTTACGTTGATTTAATTGCAGTTGTTATTGTTTTATTCATTTCTTGGATATTAATGCGTGGTGTGAAAACCTCAGCTAAGCTAAATGATATTATGGTTATTGTTAAAATTGCGATTATTTTAATTTTCATAGTTGTAGGTTTCTTCTTTATTAAGCCAGGAAATTGGCAACCATTTTTACCTTTTGGAGTTCATGGTGTCTTTCAAGGGGCCTCATTGGTATTTTTTGCTTACTTAGGTTTTGATGTTATTGCTTCATCTGCCGGAGAAGTTAAAAATCCAAAGAAAACAATGCCAAGAGGAATTGTTGGAACTTTATTTATATGTACGATTCTATATATATTAGTATCAGTAGTCTTAACTGGAATTGTTCCATATAAAGATTTAAATGTTTCTGATCCAGTTGCATATGCAATTCATTATATTAATTTAGATAAATTAGGCATCTTAATCTCTATTGGTGCTCTAGCTGGAATGTTTACGATGATGGTTAATATGGTCTTTAGTAGTTCAAGATTAATCTATTCAATCGGTAGAGATGGATTATTTCCTAAAAAATTGAGTAAAATTGACCATAAAACTAATGTTCCTAAACGTAGTATTGTTTTTGTAACAATTATCATTGCTTTTATGGGTGGATTTGTTTCATTAGATAAGCTGGTAAGTTTAGTTAATATTGGTACTTTGGTTGCATTCACATTTATGTCAATTGGAATTATTCCACTAAGAAAACGAAAAGATATTAAGAATAATGATGGTTTTAAAGTTCCTTGGTATCCAGTTTTGCCAGTTATATCAGCAGCACTTTGTATCTATTTGTTAACTCAATTATCACTAGAAACTTGGCTTACAGCAATTGTTTGGTTCGTGATTGGATTAATTATTTATTTTGGTTATGGAATTAAACATAGCCTTAGCAATAACAAAACATAA
- a CDS encoding TetR/AcrR family transcriptional regulator, with the protein MKQDKRSSQTETSLINALVKLIDGKSLNNINVTDLTREAGVGRGTFYIHYLDKDDLVKKVEDQLLNDIKYVLNNLVPEELKSFTKNDLATPSDIVIKTLNYFYENSDLLSALLSENGDPYFIGRIKNIFNEVTDISLNEFNGTFKFTSKIPKDYVREIMLDHLMNIVVYWISKNHPEEPQKIAQIIIASQCIAPNDLININKQEGI; encoded by the coding sequence TTGAAACAAGACAAAAGGAGTTCACAAACGGAAACTTCACTTATTAATGCACTTGTTAAATTAATTGATGGTAAAAGTTTGAATAACATTAATGTGACAGACTTAACTCGAGAAGCCGGTGTTGGTCGTGGAACTTTCTATATTCATTATTTGGATAAAGATGATCTTGTTAAAAAAGTTGAGGATCAGTTACTTAATGATATTAAGTATGTATTAAATAATTTAGTTCCAGAAGAACTTAAAAGTTTTACCAAGAATGATTTAGCTACTCCGTCAGATATTGTCATTAAAACACTTAATTATTTTTATGAAAATTCTGACTTATTATCAGCTTTGTTGAGTGAAAATGGTGATCCATATTTTATTGGACGAATTAAAAATATTTTTAATGAGGTAACAGATATCTCATTGAATGAATTTAACGGAACATTTAAATTTACATCGAAAATACCTAAAGATTACGTTAGGGAAATCATGCTAGACCATTTAATGAATATTGTAGTTTACTGGATTAGTAAAAATCATCCGGAGGAGCCTCAAAAAATTGCTCAAATAATTATTGCTTCACAATGTATTGCACCTAATGATTTAATAAATATAAACAAACAGGAGGGAATTTAA
- a CDS encoding YczE/YyaS/YitT family protein, with the protein MENVPYDDSKNTNKKPLDIFLRSIVSLAGITILSMGAAFLLKGNVGLDPFTAMNTGIAAKLGMSLGVLQLIVNFLLFLLVFIFDRKQIGIGTIFNMVLVGYEIDFFAKIYSNIFPNTVNIPMMIVDAIVGIALFTLGTSLYMNTKLGVSPYDAIAPIISDRTHTKYQTVRSLQDIIVMILALVFSGPFGVVTLFTAFLAGSLINFWNNTVSRSLMVHVDHFSRHPTMKNASNGFLELGKNGYNIVLAAYQNTYTMQKNMSGYSNAKLEELINRSQDNIRKNEQVNVILNQRLDSLKEELRERNAKNINK; encoded by the coding sequence ATGGAAAACGTGCCTTATGATGACTCAAAGAATACTAATAAAAAACCTTTAGATATATTTTTAAGATCAATAGTATCTTTAGCAGGAATTACTATCTTATCAATGGGAGCAGCTTTTTTATTAAAAGGAAATGTTGGACTAGATCCTTTTACTGCTATGAATACTGGAATTGCGGCTAAGCTTGGGATGTCTTTAGGAGTATTACAATTAATTGTTAACTTTTTATTATTTTTATTAGTTTTTATTTTTGATCGTAAGCAAATTGGTATTGGAACAATTTTTAATATGGTTTTAGTTGGTTACGAAATCGATTTTTTTGCTAAAATATATTCCAATATTTTTCCAAATACAGTAAATATTCCGATGATGATAGTTGATGCTATCGTTGGAATTGCTTTATTTACTTTGGGAACATCATTATATATGAACACTAAGTTAGGGGTTTCACCATATGATGCGATAGCACCAATTATATCTGATAGAACTCATACTAAATATCAAACAGTAAGAAGTTTACAAGATATCATAGTTATGATTCTTGCACTAGTATTTTCTGGACCTTTTGGTGTTGTGACTTTGTTTACTGCATTTTTGGCTGGATCGTTAATTAACTTTTGGAATAATACCGTTAGTCGTAGTTTGATGGTTCATGTTGATCATTTCAGTAGGCATCCAACAATGAAAAATGCTTCGAATGGATTTTTGGAGTTGGGTAAGAATGGATACAATATCGTTTTAGCTGCATATCAAAATACTTACACAATGCAAAAAAATATGTCGGGATATTCTAATGCTAAACTTGAAGAATTAATTAATCGAAGTCAGGATAATATTAGAAAAAATGAACAAGTTAATGTTATTTTAAATCAACGTTTAGATTCGCTCAAAGAAGAACTTAGAGAACGTAATGCTAAAAATATTAATAAATAA
- a CDS encoding DMT family transporter, protein MNDKTKNHLLGSILAIIGALLWGIQGPVSQFLFQDNNLSPEWLMGIKMSISGIFILIFSKFYRKENLLELWKKPQNVFVFIMYAIFGLAAVQYLYLVTVNLSNAGTATILQSLGTVLIVIFTAIFYHKLPNKFELAAIIVALIGTWLLVTKGHLTQLSISTPALTTGLLLALAGAIQTMLPVNLLKKFSSLMVVGWAMLVGGILFTIIHPFWTDIPKFTVGTILGVGFIVFFGTMASFLCFINSLKFISPTIAGMLDTFEPLSATLGAIIFLNTAFNGYEVIGGLLVLSTVFILALGAKKR, encoded by the coding sequence TTGAATGATAAAACTAAAAATCACCTTTTAGGATCAATTTTAGCAATTATAGGTGCTTTGCTATGGGGGATTCAAGGACCAGTATCTCAATTTCTTTTTCAAGATAATAATCTATCTCCAGAATGGTTAATGGGAATTAAGATGAGTATTTCTGGAATATTTATTTTAATTTTTTCAAAATTTTATCGTAAAGAAAATTTGCTGGAATTATGGAAAAAGCCACAGAACGTTTTCGTATTTATTATGTATGCTATTTTTGGATTAGCTGCAGTTCAATATTTATATTTAGTAACTGTAAATTTAAGTAATGCGGGAACTGCTACTATTTTACAAAGCTTGGGGACAGTTTTAATTGTGATTTTTACAGCAATTTTTTATCATAAATTACCCAATAAGTTTGAGCTAGCGGCGATTATAGTAGCTTTGATTGGAACTTGGTTACTAGTTACTAAGGGTCATTTAACACAATTATCCATTTCTACACCAGCTTTGACGACTGGACTATTGTTGGCATTAGCAGGTGCAATTCAGACAATGTTGCCAGTGAATTTATTGAAGAAATTTAGTTCTTTAATGGTTGTCGGATGGGCGATGTTAGTCGGCGGAATCTTATTTACTATTATTCATCCTTTTTGGACAGATATACCTAAATTCACTGTAGGGACTATTTTAGGCGTAGGATTTATTGTTTTCTTTGGAACAATGGCTTCGTTTCTATGCTTTATCAATAGTTTGAAATTCATTTCACCAACAATTGCTGGAATGCTAGATACTTTTGAACCTTTATCTGCCACTTTAGGAGCAATTATTTTTCTAAACACTGCTTTTAATGGATATGAAGTTATCGGGGGATTATTAGTTTTAAGTACTGTTTTCATTTTGGCATTAGGTGCCAAAAAAAGATAA